Proteins encoded in a region of the Photobacterium angustum genome:
- a CDS encoding MBL fold metallo-hydrolase: MDIIHHGAKTGVTGSCHELVIGNSSLLVDCGLFQGAENKNNKFDIEFDVKRIEALLITHSHIDHIGRIPWLLAAGFTGPIYATEATAALLPLMLEDGLKIQLGFNSQQCKQFTQLIQQKIRPVPYDCWAKVVLLNGDSVSVRFRQAGHILGSAYIEVELPDQNIVVFSGDLGPCNTPLLTDPVSPDKADVLVIESTYGDKALHDTQQREAHLRKIIEHSLQDGGAILIPAFSVGRTQELLFDIENILADVLTGSSHDNTYRRWKSLPVILDSPLALKVTEQYRHFQELWSKEAKDRRYMGRHPLSFEQCITIETHQDHIELVNRLKHSGEPAIIVAASGMCAGGRIVNYLEALLSDSRTDVIFAGYQAEGTLGRALCNGDEVVEIHNQAIDVEANIYQMSGYSAHAAQDDLVKFVAGINEGPSVIRVVHGDVVAQTQLAKCLQDCKPEAHIIIAANE; encoded by the coding sequence GTGGATATTATTCACCATGGAGCAAAAACAGGCGTAACAGGCTCGTGTCATGAGTTAGTGATTGGTAATAGCAGCCTATTAGTTGATTGTGGTCTTTTTCAGGGCGCGGAAAATAAGAATAATAAGTTTGATATTGAATTTGATGTTAAACGGATTGAAGCGCTCTTGATCACTCATAGCCATATTGACCATATTGGTCGTATCCCATGGCTACTTGCTGCAGGTTTTACCGGTCCAATTTATGCGACAGAAGCAACGGCAGCATTATTGCCGTTAATGCTTGAGGATGGTTTAAAGATTCAATTAGGATTTAACTCTCAACAATGTAAGCAGTTTACACAACTTATTCAGCAAAAAATACGTCCTGTCCCTTATGATTGTTGGGCGAAAGTCGTTTTATTAAATGGAGACAGTGTTTCTGTTCGCTTTCGTCAAGCTGGTCATATCTTAGGTTCTGCCTATATAGAAGTCGAACTTCCTGATCAAAATATTGTAGTATTTAGTGGCGATCTCGGCCCTTGCAATACACCGCTATTAACCGATCCAGTTTCCCCTGACAAAGCAGATGTACTTGTAATTGAAAGTACTTATGGTGACAAAGCTCTACATGATACCCAGCAACGTGAAGCTCATTTGCGAAAAATTATAGAACATTCATTACAAGATGGCGGAGCAATTTTAATTCCAGCTTTCAGTGTGGGCCGTACACAAGAGCTATTGTTTGATATCGAGAATATATTAGCTGATGTGTTAACAGGTTCGAGTCATGATAATACCTATCGTCGTTGGAAATCATTGCCAGTGATCTTAGATTCACCATTGGCGTTGAAAGTGACGGAGCAATATCGCCATTTTCAAGAGTTATGGTCCAAAGAAGCAAAAGATCGTCGTTATATGGGGCGTCATCCTCTTTCTTTTGAACAGTGTATTACGATAGAAACACATCAAGATCATATCGAGTTAGTTAATCGTTTAAAGCATTCAGGGGAGCCCGCGATTATCGTTGCCGCAAGTGGAATGTGTGCAGGCGGTCGGATTGTTAATTATTTAGAAGCGTTATTATCAGACTCACGAACGGATGTCATTTTTGCAGGATATCAAGCAGAAGGAACACTGGGACGTGCGTTATGTAATGGCGATGAAGTGGTTGAAATACATAATCAAGCAATAGATGTTGAAGCTAATATTTATCAAATGTCTGGCTATTCGGCTCATGCTGCACAAGATGATTTAGTGAAGTTTGTTGCTGGGATCAATGAGGGTCCCTCTGTGATCCGTGTTGTTCATGGTGATGTTGTTGCACAAACACAACTTGCAAAATGCTTACAAGACTGTAAGCCCGAAGCTCATATCATTATTGCTGCTAATGAATAG
- a CDS encoding glycoside hydrolase family 18 protein — MKAILPLTIAALLSSSAVAADSPVVAGYFADWQYNNESNPYTVKDIPADKLTHVIYAFLSMCGPHQGASDAVQKQIEAACQGKEPFSAVIVDQVSALQKDFGPTKAKVAYKGHFAQLKDLKNEKPELKILPSFGGWTMSEPFHAMAKDKASIEHFSKSAVELIAQYDFFDGIDLDWEYPGGGGLTTSPWNPDTKLSDEQKASEKEAYTHLVKTLRSELDNLEKTTGREYELSTAVGVGSKAESIDWAAVAPHLTNMFAMTYDYLGGWGTQTGHLTNLHATDNGWWGMGTDVFVNKMISLGIPADKLVVGAAFYGRGWEGTKGFDGKAIPKELSSTQGASFGTSAQEPGYFMYWDLKRNYTKAQGYISGYDEKAEAPYLWNEEKQVFISYDDSRSVKAKADWVKKNKLAGLFVWDLSGDENNELMNVMSAELK; from the coding sequence ATGAAAGCTATTTTACCTCTTACGATAGCCGCTCTATTAAGCTCTTCAGCAGTTGCCGCTGATTCTCCCGTTGTTGCTGGTTACTTTGCCGACTGGCAATACAATAATGAATCTAATCCTTATACTGTTAAAGATATTCCTGCAGATAAGCTTACTCATGTTATTTATGCTTTTTTAAGCATGTGTGGTCCACATCAAGGTGCGAGTGATGCGGTACAGAAACAAATTGAAGCTGCATGTCAGGGTAAAGAGCCTTTTAGTGCGGTGATAGTTGATCAAGTATCAGCATTACAGAAAGATTTTGGGCCGACGAAAGCTAAGGTTGCTTATAAAGGACATTTTGCTCAGCTTAAAGATTTAAAAAATGAAAAACCGGAACTAAAAATATTGCCTTCTTTTGGTGGTTGGACAATGTCTGAACCTTTCCATGCAATGGCAAAAGATAAAGCATCGATTGAGCACTTTTCAAAATCAGCTGTTGAACTTATTGCTCAGTATGATTTTTTCGATGGTATTGATTTAGATTGGGAGTACCCAGGTGGTGGCGGTTTAACAACCTCTCCTTGGAATCCTGATACTAAATTATCGGATGAGCAGAAAGCATCAGAAAAAGAAGCGTATACCCATTTAGTTAAAACACTGCGTTCTGAGTTAGATAACTTAGAGAAGACAACAGGGCGTGAATATGAGCTTTCTACTGCTGTTGGTGTAGGAAGTAAAGCAGAGTCAATTGATTGGGCTGCTGTTGCGCCGCACTTAACTAATATGTTTGCGATGACTTATGATTATTTAGGTGGATGGGGGACACAAACAGGGCATTTAACTAATCTTCATGCAACGGATAATGGTTGGTGGGGAATGGGCACCGATGTATTTGTGAATAAAATGATTTCTCTGGGGATCCCTGCTGATAAATTAGTTGTTGGTGCGGCATTTTATGGTAGAGGCTGGGAAGGAACCAAAGGATTTGATGGCAAAGCCATTCCGAAAGAGCTTTCTTCTACGCAAGGTGCAAGTTTTGGTACGTCAGCACAAGAGCCTGGTTACTTTATGTATTGGGACTTAAAACGTAACTATACAAAAGCACAAGGCTATATCTCAGGTTATGACGAGAAAGCTGAAGCACCTTACTTGTGGAATGAAGAGAAACAAGTCTTTATTAGTTATGATGATTCACGCTCGGTAAAAGCCAAAGCTGATTGGGTGAAGAAAAACAAGCTTGCAGGTCTCTTTGTATGGGATTTATCTGGCGATGAAAATAATGAACTAATGAATGTTATGTCGGCTGAATTGAAGTAA
- the mnmC gene encoding bifunctional tRNA (5-methylaminomethyl-2-thiouridine)(34)-methyltransferase MnmD/FAD-dependent 5-carboxymethylaminomethyl-2-thiouridine(34) oxidoreductase MnmC: MSSSQQEKSILQIENAVLDWNDVGTPVSNNFDDVYFSNVNGLEETRYVFIKQNGLPERWIDGDRRRFVIAETGFGTGLNFLAVWKAFKDYRSQHPDATTTELHFISFEKFPVTQQDLIKAHQAWPELAELAEQLHTHYPPAIKDCHRIVLEDGMITLDLWFGDIKDCMPQVWVGDEGIVDAWFLDGFAPSKNPEMWNQNLFNGMVKMARKDCSVATFTAAGFVRRGLIEAGFDMRKTKGFGTKRDMIVGHVVERQHKTNIMPWYNREAQTEPNENIAIIGGGIASATTALALLRRGQNVTLYCADNELAEGASGNRQGAVYPLLNGSNDRLSRFFSSAFIYARQLIEQAAIHSDFSHNWCGVTQLAWDDKSSHKLANIINSGFASELVHKLDKKQTTQITGVETGFESVHYPLGGWLSPKELTTALIEHAVNEGKLTLKTQKELCQLEQVNKTQWQLTFTDGSEAQHSTVILANGHRFNQYPQTQQIPASSVRGQVSHVPTNPSLGELKTVLCYDGYLTPMNPETQSHCIGASYDRRNIDLNFNENDQQDNKQRLVNCLPNVEWPKQINIDGFDVHNRARVGIRCAVRDHLPYVGNVCRYDDLLQQYDDLRDNQISAKAAPIYSNLFAIVGLGSRGLSSAPLLGELLASQICGDPLPLPLDVLEALHPGRMWVRKLLKGKALAQIS; this comes from the coding sequence TTGTCTTCTTCACAACAAGAAAAATCCATCTTACAAATTGAAAATGCCGTTCTTGATTGGAACGACGTGGGAACACCCGTCTCAAATAACTTTGATGATGTCTACTTCTCAAACGTTAATGGATTAGAAGAAACGCGCTATGTTTTCATTAAGCAAAATGGCTTACCTGAGCGTTGGATTGACGGTGACCGTCGTCGTTTTGTTATTGCCGAAACAGGATTTGGTACCGGATTAAACTTTTTAGCCGTATGGAAAGCATTTAAAGATTACCGTTCTCAACACCCTGATGCGACAACCACAGAGCTACATTTTATTAGCTTTGAAAAATTCCCAGTTACTCAACAAGATTTGATTAAAGCCCATCAAGCATGGCCTGAACTTGCAGAGCTTGCAGAGCAGCTTCATACTCATTACCCGCCCGCTATTAAAGATTGTCATCGTATCGTTTTAGAAGATGGCATGATCACCTTAGACCTCTGGTTTGGTGATATCAAAGATTGTATGCCTCAAGTATGGGTTGGCGATGAGGGTATCGTCGATGCATGGTTCCTAGATGGTTTTGCCCCTAGCAAAAATCCTGAAATGTGGAACCAAAACTTATTCAACGGCATGGTTAAAATGGCACGTAAAGATTGTAGCGTAGCAACCTTTACAGCTGCGGGCTTTGTTCGTCGAGGGTTAATAGAAGCCGGTTTTGATATGCGAAAAACCAAGGGCTTTGGTACTAAACGTGACATGATCGTAGGTCACGTTGTTGAACGCCAACATAAAACGAACATTATGCCTTGGTATAATCGTGAAGCACAAACAGAGCCAAACGAAAATATTGCTATTATTGGTGGCGGTATCGCATCTGCAACTACCGCACTGGCTTTGCTACGTCGTGGTCAAAATGTCACATTATATTGCGCTGATAATGAACTTGCTGAAGGTGCATCAGGCAACCGACAAGGCGCTGTCTACCCATTATTAAATGGTAGTAACGATAGACTATCTCGTTTTTTCTCTAGCGCTTTTATCTATGCGCGACAACTTATAGAGCAAGCCGCAATTCACAGCGATTTTAGTCATAACTGGTGTGGCGTAACCCAATTAGCATGGGATGATAAATCAAGCCATAAACTCGCAAATATCATCAATAGTGGTTTTGCATCTGAACTTGTTCATAAGCTCGATAAAAAACAAACTACGCAAATTACCGGTGTTGAAACCGGTTTTGAAAGTGTTCATTACCCACTTGGTGGTTGGTTATCACCTAAAGAGTTAACCACAGCGTTAATTGAACATGCCGTTAATGAAGGGAAACTGACGCTAAAAACACAAAAAGAATTATGTCAGCTAGAACAAGTTAACAAAACTCAATGGCAACTGACTTTTACAGATGGTAGTGAAGCGCAGCATAGCACGGTTATTTTGGCTAATGGTCACCGCTTTAATCAATATCCTCAAACCCAACAGATCCCTGCATCTTCTGTACGCGGGCAAGTCAGCCACGTGCCGACCAATCCATCACTGGGCGAGCTAAAAACAGTGCTTTGTTATGACGGCTATCTCACTCCAATGAATCCAGAAACACAGAGTCATTGCATTGGAGCCAGTTACGATCGTCGCAATATTGATCTTAATTTTAATGAAAACGACCAACAAGATAACAAGCAACGGTTAGTAAACTGCTTACCTAATGTTGAGTGGCCTAAACAAATTAATATAGATGGTTTTGATGTTCACAACAGAGCACGTGTTGGTATTCGTTGTGCAGTCCGAGATCACTTACCGTATGTGGGTAATGTTTGTCGTTATGATGATTTATTACAGCAATACGATGATCTTAGAGATAATCAAATATCAGCGAAAGCAGCCCCAATCTATAGCAATCTTTTTGCTATTGTTGGTTTAGGCTCTCGTGGATTAAGCTCGGCGCCATTACTCGGAGAACTCCTAGCATCGCAAATTTGTGGGGATCCATTACCACTACCACTTGACGTACTTGAAGCGCTCCACCCAGGTCGCATGTGGGTAAGAAAGCTACTTAAAGGCAAAGCGCTCGCACAAATCAGTTAG
- a CDS encoding nucleoside-diphosphate sugar epimerase/dehydratase encodes MSFIDAFFSIPRVYKRVLSVCVDLLFIQIAFWGAFWTRLGDFDELYKAEYWYLVTFLSVVSVFCFSRIGFYRAILRYLSINALFTLITGALVSTVVFVLTTYFYSIWVPRSVSVIYFGYLFVLTGGARVSIRMFFAQRSMKRKPNVIIYGAGVAGRQLVNLLRQGDELNPIAYIDDNKKLQNSVIQGLNVYHPSKLARVVNKGDVKQILLAIPSASRSQRRAIVESLVNLPVEVLSIPNLDSIVHDNVSLDQLRDVAIEDLLGREPVKPRDDLMSANITDQVVMVTGAGGSIGSELCRQIVKCKPKSLLLFELSEYCLYSIEKELSEYVLKRGLDVEVVPLLGSVQRINRLETIMKTFNVDTIYHAAAYKHVPMVEYNVVEGVRNNVFGTFYTAQAAVNAGVSSFVLISTDKAVRPTNVMGTTKRMAELGLQALASEEAKKETGTRFCMVRFGNVLGSSGSVIPLFKRQIKEGGPITITHPDIIRYFMTIPEAAQLVIQAGAMGKGGDVFVLDMGEPVKIVDLAENLVKLSGLELKSENNPFGDIELKYTGLRPGEKLFEELLIGDNVGETDHSRIMTANERFLFLDEYQHILDLLDKACHDFKHEDIRQILLDAPTDFKPTDGIGDVVWKRNQQK; translated from the coding sequence ATGTCGTTCATAGATGCATTTTTCTCAATACCACGCGTATATAAAAGAGTTTTGAGCGTGTGTGTTGATCTATTGTTTATTCAAATTGCTTTTTGGGGAGCTTTTTGGACACGACTAGGTGACTTTGATGAACTTTACAAAGCTGAATACTGGTATCTTGTAACTTTTCTTTCTGTAGTAAGTGTTTTTTGCTTTAGCCGAATTGGTTTCTACCGTGCAATTCTTCGATATTTGAGTATTAATGCTTTATTTACGTTAATTACAGGCGCCTTAGTTTCAACTGTTGTTTTTGTGCTAACTACTTATTTCTATAGTATTTGGGTACCCAGATCTGTTTCTGTCATTTATTTTGGCTATCTTTTCGTACTAACAGGTGGAGCTAGGGTATCTATTCGTATGTTTTTTGCTCAGCGTAGTATGAAGCGAAAACCAAATGTAATAATTTATGGTGCGGGAGTCGCAGGTCGCCAACTAGTAAATTTATTACGTCAAGGTGATGAGTTAAATCCAATTGCTTATATTGATGATAATAAGAAATTACAAAACTCCGTAATTCAAGGTTTGAATGTTTATCATCCATCAAAGTTAGCGCGTGTAGTTAATAAAGGTGATGTTAAGCAAATCTTACTGGCGATTCCAAGTGCTAGTCGTTCTCAACGTCGTGCAATTGTTGAATCATTAGTTAATTTACCTGTAGAAGTACTTTCTATACCAAATCTTGATTCGATTGTTCATGATAATGTATCTCTTGATCAATTAAGAGATGTTGCTATTGAAGATCTTTTAGGACGTGAACCTGTTAAGCCTCGCGATGATTTGATGTCAGCAAATATAACTGATCAAGTTGTTATGGTTACTGGTGCAGGTGGTTCCATCGGTTCAGAGTTATGCCGTCAGATCGTTAAGTGTAAGCCAAAGTCATTATTATTATTTGAGCTTTCTGAATATTGTTTATATAGCATTGAGAAGGAATTGTCAGAGTATGTTTTAAAGCGAGGATTAGATGTTGAAGTTGTGCCTTTATTAGGCTCAGTTCAACGCATTAATCGTTTAGAAACAATAATGAAGACCTTTAACGTCGATACTATTTACCATGCAGCAGCATATAAGCACGTTCCTATGGTTGAATATAATGTTGTTGAGGGCGTTAGAAACAATGTCTTTGGAACTTTTTATACAGCTCAAGCGGCCGTTAATGCGGGTGTGTCTTCTTTTGTTTTAATCTCAACAGATAAAGCGGTGCGTCCTACAAATGTAATGGGTACAACAAAACGCATGGCTGAGCTTGGTCTTCAAGCGTTAGCTTCGGAAGAAGCTAAAAAAGAAACTGGAACGCGTTTTTGCATGGTTAGATTTGGTAATGTGCTCGGTTCATCTGGTTCCGTTATTCCACTTTTTAAGCGTCAAATTAAAGAGGGTGGGCCAATTACCATCACCCACCCTGATATTATTCGTTACTTTATGACTATTCCTGAAGCAGCGCAGTTAGTTATTCAAGCTGGCGCTATGGGTAAAGGTGGTGATGTCTTCGTTCTAGATATGGGTGAACCCGTTAAGATTGTCGATTTAGCCGAGAATCTAGTGAAGTTATCTGGATTAGAGTTGAAGAGTGAAAATAATCCATTTGGTGATATTGAACTTAAATATACGGGTCTTCGTCCTGGTGAGAAATTATTTGAAGAGCTATTGATTGGAGATAATGTAGGCGAAACCGATCATAGCCGAATTATGACAGCTAATGAGCGTTTCTTATTTTTAGATGAGTATCAGCATATTCTAGATTTACTGGATAAAGCTTGTCATGATTTTAAACATGAAGATATTCGCCAAATTTTGCTTGATGCGCCAACTGACTTTAAACCAACAGATGGTATTGGTGATGTAGTTTGGAAACGAAATCAGCAAAAATAG
- a CDS encoding phosphotyrosine protein phosphatase, translating into MFNKILVVCVGNICRSPSGERILYKKLPAKHVASAGIATQKSGLVGKSADAMACEVMEQYGVDLSDHKAQQLTPELCHEYDLILVMEKGHIEAVTNIAPEARGKTMLFGQWIGQRDIPDPYRQSREAFEHSLTLVEQAAQAWAAKL; encoded by the coding sequence ATGTTCAACAAAATCCTTGTGGTATGTGTCGGCAACATTTGTCGCTCTCCTTCGGGTGAACGTATATTGTATAAAAAGTTACCAGCCAAACACGTCGCTTCTGCAGGTATTGCAACCCAAAAAAGCGGGTTAGTTGGTAAGAGTGCTGATGCGATGGCATGTGAGGTGATGGAGCAATATGGTGTGGATTTATCCGATCATAAAGCGCAGCAATTAACGCCTGAGTTATGTCATGAATATGATCTGATTTTAGTGATGGAAAAAGGGCATATTGAAGCTGTAACCAATATAGCTCCTGAAGCTCGAGGTAAAACTATGTTGTTTGGACAATGGATTGGTCAACGTGACATTCCAGATCCTTATCGCCAGAGTCGTGAAGCATTTGAACATTCATTAACTTTAGTGGAGCAAGCGGCACAAGCGTGGGCGGCTAAACTTTAA
- a CDS encoding GtrA family protein gives MLKLISKYSLIGVFNTIIHWASFFILYSLITNQSISNFIAFLIAVSFSFFANAKFTFKSKVTYKKYISYTLFLGFLSFFVGKFSDINQISPIITLIVFSMISFLVGFIYSNYFVFKDK, from the coding sequence ATGTTAAAGTTGATTTCAAAATATTCTTTAATCGGGGTTTTTAACACAATAATACACTGGGCTTCCTTTTTTATATTATATAGCTTGATTACCAACCAATCTATATCTAACTTTATTGCATTTCTAATTGCTGTATCATTTTCATTCTTTGCTAATGCAAAATTCACTTTTAAATCTAAAGTTACATATAAAAAGTATATTTCATATACTCTATTTTTAGGCTTTCTTTCTTTTTTCGTTGGAAAGTTTAGCGATATTAATCAAATTTCACCAATTATTACACTAATAGTATTTTCAATGATTAGTTTTTTAGTTGGTTTTATATATTCAAATTATTTTGTTTTTAAGGATAAATAA
- a CDS encoding glycosyltransferase family 2 protein, which produces MISLIVPVYNEEEAIPLFYKEVKSKLSAYNFEIIFINDGSNDKTEDVINELQVNDKIIKMINFSRNFGKEAALFAGLEAAKGDAVIPIDVDLQDPIEVIPEMIERWENGYDVVLAKRIDRSTDSVIKRKTAEWFYSIHNKISSPKIESNVGDFRLMSRSVVNNILLLPERNLFMKGILSWVGGNVYIIEYKRAERIAGETKFNGWKLWNLALEGITSFSTIPLRVWTYVGISISLLSFIYGLWMIIEHMVWGNSVPGYSSIMVSILFLGGIQLIGIGILGEYIGRIYIESKKRPRYLVKNKK; this is translated from the coding sequence ATGATTAGTCTTATTGTTCCAGTTTATAATGAAGAAGAGGCTATCCCTTTATTTTATAAAGAGGTAAAGTCAAAACTCAGTGCTTATAATTTTGAGATAATATTTATTAATGATGGCAGTAATGATAAAACTGAAGATGTAATTAATGAATTACAAGTAAATGATAAAATTATTAAAATGATAAATTTCTCTCGTAACTTTGGAAAAGAAGCTGCTTTATTTGCCGGGTTAGAAGCTGCAAAAGGCGACGCTGTTATTCCGATCGATGTTGACTTGCAGGATCCTATTGAAGTGATACCTGAGATGATAGAACGATGGGAGAACGGCTATGATGTAGTTTTAGCTAAACGTATCGATCGATCAACAGATAGCGTAATTAAGAGGAAAACAGCAGAGTGGTTTTATAGTATTCATAATAAAATTAGTTCTCCTAAGATTGAAAGTAATGTTGGTGATTTTCGTTTAATGTCACGATCTGTTGTTAATAATATATTACTTTTACCAGAAAGAAACTTGTTCATGAAAGGAATATTATCTTGGGTAGGAGGTAATGTATATATCATTGAATATAAGAGAGCAGAAAGAATCGCAGGAGAAACAAAATTTAATGGCTGGAAGCTTTGGAACTTAGCCCTTGAAGGAATCACAAGTTTTTCTACTATTCCTTTACGAGTATGGACCTATGTAGGTATAAGTATATCACTCCTATCATTTATCTATGGCCTTTGGATGATTATTGAACATATGGTATGGGGGAACTCAGTACCTGGTTACTCTTCAATTATGGTATCTATTCTTTTTCTTGGTGGCATTCAGTTAATTGGTATTGGTATTCTTGGTGAATACATCGGTAGGATTTATATTGAGTCCAAAAAAAGACCTCGATACTTAGTAAAAAATAAAAAATAA
- a CDS encoding glucosyltransferase domain-containing protein → MFFKEFNQKVFLKLLIISFSFYFPVIFAGAFYADDINRINVNWSGFGWDPMGRPLATIIAEIYSNSQKLIVDAAPLTWVLSIILIGFSSYLIYYKLKDNYKDFALPLSVVFIVNPFFIGNLLYRFDSLGMFLALTFSVLAFSLKEEKFNYIIKIILLTFALNFYQPFSNLYISLLSVFILLMAYKKEKFSFIISYLIKSIVIFILANVFYMIEMKILSFPSRGGILPLDISSIEVIINNITNGFKPFLSFWSYFENFFYPVVIISVILSFIFIRNVKLYLYLCLSIIVFLISILGGMAILKEQIYDPRVLPYFSVVLMLLTCIFIMSRVEFKWLISIPIFACFIFSYRIGNIQKLQHEYERPIAFNLSLDVASLGEVSEFYSIGQIPNSHFIRNLMNNTPFNGFLRRADWITTGIVNEYVPRGLIAFQWSSAAKETKQNFYSMKEEMTLSIDRKPYYQIYKKGNKGWILWL, encoded by the coding sequence ATGTTTTTTAAAGAATTCAATCAAAAAGTATTTTTAAAATTATTGATTATATCTTTTTCTTTCTATTTTCCAGTAATTTTTGCTGGTGCTTTTTATGCAGATGATATAAATAGAATTAATGTTAATTGGTCTGGTTTTGGTTGGGATCCAATGGGAAGGCCTCTTGCAACAATAATTGCTGAAATTTATAGTAATAGTCAAAAGTTAATAGTAGATGCTGCACCTTTAACGTGGGTGCTAAGTATAATTTTAATCGGTTTTAGCTCATATCTTATATATTATAAGTTAAAAGATAATTATAAAGATTTTGCACTTCCATTATCTGTTGTATTTATAGTTAACCCTTTTTTTATAGGTAATCTATTATATAGATTTGATAGTCTTGGAATGTTTTTGGCTTTAACTTTTTCTGTTTTAGCTTTTTCTCTAAAAGAAGAAAAATTTAATTATATAATTAAAATCATCCTTCTTACATTTGCTCTAAATTTTTATCAGCCATTTTCTAACTTATATATTTCCTTACTTTCTGTTTTCATTTTATTGATGGCGTATAAGAAAGAAAAATTTTCATTTATAATATCATATCTTATTAAATCCATAGTGATATTTATCTTAGCTAATGTTTTTTATATGATTGAAATGAAAATACTTTCATTTCCTTCTCGAGGAGGTATTTTACCGCTTGATATTTCATCGATAGAAGTTATTATAAATAATATTACCAATGGTTTTAAACCATTTTTAAGCTTCTGGTCTTATTTTGAAAATTTCTTTTACCCTGTTGTCATCATCTCCGTTATTTTATCATTTATTTTTATTAGAAATGTAAAATTATATTTATACCTTTGTCTTAGTATTATTGTATTTTTAATTTCAATACTAGGAGGAATGGCTATTCTTAAAGAACAAATTTATGACCCAAGAGTATTACCGTATTTTTCTGTTGTTTTAATGTTACTTACATGTATTTTTATAATGTCAAGAGTTGAGTTTAAATGGCTTATTTCAATACCTATTTTTGCTTGTTTTATTTTTAGTTACAGAATTGGAAATATACAAAAACTACAGCATGAATATGAAAGACCTATTGCGTTTAATTTATCATTAGATGTAGCATCATTAGGAGAAGTTAGTGAGTTTTATTCAATTGGACAAATTCCTAATTCTCATTTTATTCGTAATTTAATGAATAATACACCATTTAATGGTTTTCTCAGACGTGCTGATTGGATTACTACTGGAATTGTTAATGAATATGTTCCTCGTGGCTTAATTGCATTTCAATGGTCTTCAGCTGCAAAAGAAACAAAACAAAATTTTTATAGTATGAAAGAAGAAATGACACTATCAATAGACCGTAAACCTTACTATCAAATATATAAAAAAGGAAACAAAGGATGGATTTTATGGCTGTAG